In a single window of the Arthrobacter sp. StoSoilA2 genome:
- a CDS encoding exodeoxyribonuclease III: protein MSTALKKDFLRIASVNVNGLRAAYKNGMAEWLEPREVDILCLQEVRAPDAIVNTLLGEGWYILHAEAEAKGRAGVAIASREEPTATRIGIGDDYFATAGRWVEADFIVTNTGGESSTLSVVSAYVHSGEAGTPKQDDKYRFLDAMTTRLPELAKHSDHALVVGDLNVGHTELDIKNWKGNVKRAGFLPEERAYFDRFLGEEIGWRDVHRGLAGNVAGPYTWWSQRGKAFDTDTGWRIDYHLATPGLAAAAFSAVVDRAPSWDTRFSDHAPLVVDYRL, encoded by the coding sequence GTGAGTACGGCATTGAAGAAGGACTTCCTTCGCATCGCATCGGTCAACGTCAATGGCCTTCGGGCTGCCTACAAGAACGGCATGGCGGAATGGCTGGAGCCACGCGAAGTAGACATCCTCTGCTTGCAGGAAGTCCGCGCTCCTGACGCAATCGTCAACACCCTGCTCGGCGAAGGGTGGTACATCCTCCACGCCGAGGCTGAGGCAAAGGGTCGCGCAGGCGTTGCCATTGCTTCCCGCGAGGAACCCACAGCCACCCGGATCGGAATCGGCGATGACTACTTCGCCACCGCCGGCCGCTGGGTTGAAGCGGATTTCATCGTCACGAACACCGGCGGTGAATCCTCCACGTTGTCCGTGGTCAGCGCCTACGTTCACTCCGGTGAGGCAGGTACGCCCAAGCAGGATGACAAGTACCGCTTCCTGGACGCCATGACCACCCGCCTCCCCGAGCTCGCCAAGCACAGCGATCACGCGCTGGTAGTTGGCGACCTCAACGTCGGACACACTGAACTGGACATCAAGAACTGGAAGGGCAACGTCAAGCGTGCCGGTTTCCTGCCGGAGGAGCGCGCTTATTTCGACCGCTTCCTGGGTGAAGAAATCGGATGGAGGGATGTCCACAGGGGCCTGGCAGGAAATGTTGCCGGCCCCTACACCTGGTGGTCCCAGCGCGGAAAGGCCTTTGACACTGACACAGGCTGGCGCATCGACTACCACCTGGCTACTCCCGGACTTGCAGCAGCCGCGTTCTCGGCTGTCGTGGATCGGGCGCCTTCGTGGGACACCCGCTTCTCTGACCACGCACCGCTGGTAGTGGACTACCGGCTTTAA
- the trpS gene encoding tryptophan--tRNA ligase, giving the protein MQPSADSLHLGNYLGALVNWVRMQDEYDAVFFIPDLHAITVPQDPAELARRTRVTAAQYIAGGVDVEKCTLFVQSQVPEHAQLAWVLNCITGMGEAGRMTQFKDKAQKQGSDHASVGLFTYPILQAADILLYQPHGVPVGEDQRQHVELSRDLANRFNSRFGETFQVPEPFIQKESAKIYDLQNPTAKMSKSAESPAGLINLLDDPKTVAKRIKSAVTDTETEIRYDRENKPGVSNLLTIYSAISGTPVEKIVADYQGKMYGHLKVDLAELVSGRLAPIRERANELLADPAELDRLLAHGADKAREIASATLADVYSKVGFLPYRGDAYRSEQGVR; this is encoded by the coding sequence ATGCAGCCCTCTGCTGATTCCCTGCACCTTGGCAACTACCTTGGCGCTTTGGTCAACTGGGTTCGCATGCAGGACGAGTACGACGCCGTCTTCTTCATTCCGGATCTGCACGCCATCACCGTTCCGCAGGATCCTGCCGAGCTCGCCCGCCGCACCAGGGTTACGGCTGCCCAGTACATAGCCGGCGGCGTGGACGTGGAGAAGTGCACGCTGTTCGTGCAGTCGCAGGTCCCCGAGCATGCCCAGCTTGCGTGGGTACTGAACTGCATCACCGGTATGGGTGAAGCCGGCCGCATGACGCAGTTCAAGGACAAGGCACAGAAGCAGGGCTCGGACCACGCCAGCGTCGGCCTGTTCACCTATCCCATCCTGCAGGCTGCAGACATTCTGCTCTACCAGCCGCACGGCGTACCTGTCGGCGAAGACCAGCGCCAGCACGTGGAGCTCAGCCGGGACCTCGCGAACCGCTTCAACAGCCGTTTCGGCGAGACGTTCCAGGTGCCCGAGCCCTTCATCCAGAAGGAATCGGCAAAGATCTACGATCTCCAGAACCCCACGGCCAAGATGTCCAAGTCCGCTGAATCACCCGCTGGCCTCATCAACCTGTTGGATGACCCCAAGACCGTGGCCAAGCGCATCAAATCCGCTGTCACTGACACTGAGACCGAGATCCGCTACGACCGCGAAAACAAGCCGGGCGTCTCCAACTTGCTCACCATCTACTCGGCCATCAGTGGTACCCCGGTGGAGAAGATCGTGGCCGACTACCAGGGCAAGATGTACGGCCACCTCAAGGTAGATCTCGCCGAACTCGTCTCCGGACGCCTTGCGCCCATCCGTGAGCGGGCCAACGAACTTCTAGCGGACCCCGCCGAACTGGACCGTCTCCTGGCTCACGGTGCGGACAAGGCGCGTGAGATCGCCTCGGCGACGCTCGCCGATGTCTACTCCAAGGTAGGCTTCCTGCCCTACCGCGGGGATGCCTACCGCAGCGAGCAAGGAGTCCGCTAA
- a CDS encoding 2'-5' RNA ligase family protein produces the protein MCAAGQLNVKTDTPQGVGPDESRQPAVTGTDCGAGDTMCVGVILGFPPEIARELQAWRASFGDPMAEVIPAHITLITTTPTQDWAATRDHVREIARSQEPFTITISGTGSFRPVSPVVFVNVEEGFEECVQLHEKLQTGPLERLLPFPYHPHVTVAHDVAEENLDEAETVLRDYRATFPVVSMGLYEHDTNGIWQLREELDFGGDTDETQQAESTSTGGKSSAAN, from the coding sequence ATGTGCGCAGCTGGCCAGCTTAACGTCAAGACCGATACCCCCCAAGGCGTCGGTCCGGACGAATCGCGCCAGCCTGCTGTCACCGGCACCGATTGCGGTGCCGGTGACACCATGTGCGTTGGGGTGATCCTCGGCTTCCCGCCGGAGATCGCGCGTGAACTGCAGGCCTGGCGCGCCTCCTTTGGGGATCCCATGGCCGAAGTCATCCCAGCCCACATCACCCTCATCACCACCACGCCCACCCAGGATTGGGCAGCCACCCGGGACCACGTGCGCGAGATCGCCCGCTCACAGGAACCGTTCACCATCACCATCTCCGGTACCGGTTCGTTCCGGCCCGTTTCGCCCGTGGTTTTCGTCAACGTGGAAGAAGGCTTTGAAGAGTGCGTGCAACTGCACGAAAAGCTCCAGACGGGTCCGCTTGAGCGTTTGCTTCCTTTCCCGTACCACCCGCATGTCACCGTGGCCCATGATGTGGCCGAGGAAAATCTGGACGAGGCCGAAACGGTCCTGAGAGATTACCGGGCGACCTTCCCAGTGGTTAGCATGGGACTTTACGAGCACGACACCAATGGAATTTGGCAGCTACGGGAAGAGCTCGACTTTGGCGGCGACACTGACGAAACGCAGCAGGCGGAATCAACATCCACCGGCGGGAAGTCCTCCGCTGCCAACTGA
- a CDS encoding YihY/virulence factor BrkB family protein: MAATLTKRSRRNQHPPAGSPPLPTELAKLKLQLLHKRQDWGHAKRAGEGLPKRAGALLALLIARLNTNRAMRSFQNYTRQHGPLLSAGIGFNMFFSITGLLTTGFAIAGIVLGGNPVLEDAVIGSVASAAPGLLQVNGGEGLVDPQTLLNPSGLGWTAVIAAAVTIFTSLGWIASVREGLRGVMDADPLQRSPILQKLIDAGTLLLLGVILVVSAGASLIFGTAAAWIFDLLRLDEAVAAPVAAVVKVVVPLLLNCATAAVLFHIAGGLKLGRQAFIEGVALAGIGTTVLQLFSTELLARAGQNPVLASFAIIIGLLIWFNLVSQVYLVSASWAAIREADLQAGETPRKKVLGSRRTTPQT; this comes from the coding sequence TTGGCGGCGACACTGACGAAACGCAGCAGGCGGAATCAACATCCACCGGCGGGAAGTCCTCCGCTGCCAACTGAGCTGGCAAAGCTCAAACTTCAACTTCTTCACAAGCGGCAGGACTGGGGCCATGCCAAACGTGCCGGAGAAGGCCTTCCGAAGAGGGCCGGAGCCCTTCTCGCCCTCCTGATTGCCAGGCTGAACACCAACCGGGCCATGCGCTCCTTCCAGAACTACACCCGGCAGCATGGACCGCTTCTGAGTGCGGGCATCGGCTTCAACATGTTCTTCTCCATCACAGGTCTGCTCACCACCGGTTTCGCCATCGCGGGAATCGTCCTGGGCGGCAACCCGGTGCTCGAAGACGCTGTCATTGGCAGCGTTGCCTCTGCAGCTCCGGGACTCCTCCAAGTCAATGGCGGCGAGGGACTGGTCGATCCCCAAACGCTGCTCAATCCCTCAGGGCTTGGATGGACCGCGGTCATCGCGGCTGCGGTAACCATCTTCACATCCCTTGGGTGGATTGCCAGTGTCAGGGAAGGCCTGCGTGGCGTGATGGATGCTGATCCGCTCCAGCGCAGCCCCATCCTGCAGAAACTGATCGACGCCGGCACCCTCCTGCTCCTTGGCGTGATCCTCGTGGTCAGCGCCGGCGCATCCCTGATCTTTGGCACGGCTGCTGCCTGGATCTTCGACCTCCTCCGGTTGGACGAGGCAGTGGCGGCTCCCGTGGCGGCCGTCGTCAAGGTCGTCGTCCCCCTCCTGCTGAACTGCGCGACGGCGGCAGTGTTGTTCCATATCGCCGGTGGCCTAAAGCTGGGGCGCCAGGCGTTCATCGAAGGGGTTGCACTGGCTGGCATCGGGACCACCGTGCTTCAGCTGTTCAGTACCGAACTCCTCGCCCGGGCAGGACAGAACCCTGTCCTCGCCTCGTTCGCCATCATCATCGGCCTTCTGATCTGGTTCAACCTGGTAAGCCAGGTGTACCTTGTTTCGGCTTCGTGGGCCGCCATCCGCGAAGCTGACCTGCAGGCAGGGGAGACCCCGCGCAAGAAGGTCCTCGGTTCACGCCGCACAACGCCCCAGACGTAA
- a CDS encoding sugar ABC transporter substrate-binding protein: protein MTRKSVRRMRKSVAVLAAVSLLGLTVACSSPSSNQSGDGPVEIRFSWWGNATRAELTNQAIKEFEAANPNIKVKPEYGDIGGYFDKLATQVAANDAPDVITMGGAYPAEYANRGALLDLSKVEGSLDLSKMDQGALENGQVKGKQYGISTGANALAIVVNPAVFQAAGVSLPDDNTWSWDDFAKTAEDITANSPKGTYGTATVLTHDSLDAFARQRGKSLYTEDGQLGLDKETVQDYFDFSLKLSESGAAPSASETVEKLNVSTEQTLMGMGQAGMMLTWTNSLTALSKASGAELKLLKLPGETPTPGIWLQSSQFYTISARSKHADAAAKLVNFLVNNEAAAKIIQSDRGVPSNSGMRTAIQDLLTPQGKAEAAYIDQIGKMDFAPTFIGPTGSTAVSEITARINTEVLFKRLTPEKAAEQWLNESKAAIGK from the coding sequence ATGACGCGTAAATCTGTCCGTCGCATGCGAAAGTCAGTAGCAGTTTTGGCTGCCGTCAGCCTGTTGGGGCTCACCGTGGCATGCTCCAGCCCCTCATCCAACCAGTCCGGGGACGGGCCCGTGGAAATACGGTTCTCGTGGTGGGGCAATGCCACCCGCGCCGAACTGACCAACCAGGCCATCAAGGAGTTCGAGGCCGCCAACCCCAACATCAAGGTCAAGCCGGAGTATGGCGACATTGGAGGCTACTTCGACAAGCTGGCAACCCAGGTGGCAGCCAACGACGCCCCCGATGTCATCACCATGGGAGGTGCCTACCCGGCCGAGTATGCAAACCGCGGCGCCCTGCTGGATCTGTCCAAGGTGGAGGGCTCACTCGACCTCTCCAAAATGGATCAGGGAGCCCTTGAAAACGGCCAGGTCAAGGGCAAGCAGTACGGCATCTCAACCGGTGCCAACGCTTTGGCCATCGTGGTGAACCCCGCTGTTTTCCAGGCGGCAGGCGTTTCCCTGCCGGATGACAACACGTGGTCATGGGATGACTTCGCAAAGACCGCAGAGGACATCACGGCCAACAGCCCCAAGGGAACGTACGGTACAGCCACAGTCCTCACGCATGACTCGCTGGACGCTTTCGCCCGTCAGCGGGGCAAGTCTCTTTACACAGAAGACGGCCAGTTGGGACTGGACAAGGAAACCGTGCAGGACTACTTCGATTTCTCGCTCAAGCTCAGCGAGTCAGGCGCGGCCCCCAGCGCTTCGGAGACGGTAGAAAAGCTCAACGTCAGCACTGAGCAGACACTTATGGGCATGGGGCAGGCCGGCATGATGCTCACCTGGACGAACTCCCTGACCGCACTGAGCAAAGCCTCCGGCGCTGAGCTGAAGTTGCTGAAACTGCCCGGGGAGACGCCCACGCCCGGCATCTGGCTGCAGTCTTCGCAGTTTTACACCATCTCAGCCCGCAGCAAGCACGCGGATGCCGCTGCCAAGCTGGTCAATTTCCTCGTGAACAATGAGGCCGCAGCAAAAATCATCCAGAGCGACCGTGGCGTACCCAGCAACTCCGGCATGCGTACGGCCATCCAGGATCTGCTGACGCCGCAGGGCAAGGCAGAGGCCGCCTATATCGACCAGATCGGCAAGATGGATTTCGCGCCCACCTTTATTGGTCCCACGGGCTCCACGGCAGTCTCCGAGATCACGGCGCGCATCAACACCGAAGTCCTCTTCAAGCGGCTGACGCCGGAGAAAGCCGCCGAGCAGTGGCTTAATGAGAGCAAAGCGGCCATCGGCAAATAG
- a CDS encoding alpha/beta fold hydrolase yields MSRPEKITFTGSTGDALAGIVDVPEGPLRGWGVYSHGLTLGKDSPAASRICKGLAEQGVGMLRFDNLGLGGSAGEWSAGSFSVKVADTILAANFMREQGRGISLLVGHSFGGAAVLAAARDIPGLNAVVTVGAPYEPKHVEHMFDAEIDSILRDGSAVVDLGGRPMEIRRHFVEDVERADLRDCIRTLHKPLLVMHSPTDNTVGIDNASEIFRTARHPRSFISLEGSEHLLTGKGQAARVARIISAWADPYLEVRDAH; encoded by the coding sequence GTGTCACGCCCTGAGAAGATCACTTTCACTGGAAGTACGGGTGATGCCCTCGCTGGCATTGTAGACGTGCCTGAGGGCCCTCTCCGCGGCTGGGGCGTGTACTCGCACGGCCTGACCCTGGGCAAGGACAGCCCCGCTGCTTCCCGGATCTGCAAAGGGCTCGCGGAGCAGGGTGTGGGCATGCTCCGGTTCGACAACCTTGGCCTGGGCGGCTCTGCCGGGGAATGGTCCGCAGGCTCGTTCAGCGTCAAAGTGGCTGACACCATCCTCGCTGCCAACTTCATGCGGGAGCAGGGCAGGGGGATCTCCTTGCTGGTGGGCCACTCCTTCGGTGGCGCCGCGGTGCTGGCTGCTGCACGCGACATTCCCGGCCTCAATGCCGTTGTGACCGTGGGCGCACCTTACGAGCCAAAGCACGTCGAGCACATGTTCGACGCCGAAATTGACTCCATCCTGCGCGACGGCAGCGCCGTGGTTGACCTGGGCGGCAGGCCCATGGAAATCCGCCGGCACTTTGTGGAGGACGTGGAACGCGCCGACCTGCGCGACTGCATCCGCACACTCCATAAGCCTTTGCTGGTGATGCACTCCCCCACTGACAACACCGTGGGCATCGACAACGCCAGCGAAATCTTCCGGACAGCGCGGCATCCCCGCAGCTTCATTTCCCTGGAGGGCAGCGAGCACCTCCTGACGGGCAAAGGACAAGCCGCCCGGGTGGCACGGATCATCAGCGCCTGGGCTGATCCCTACTTGGAAGTCCGGGACGCCCACTGA
- a CDS encoding succinate dehydrogenase iron-sulfur subunit, which yields MTTEMAEPASKIELPASVAGDGEIPTFHITLRVRRYDPEISEEARWDDYKLTMYGTDRVLDALHKVKWEIDGSVSFRRSCAHGVCGSDAMRINGRNRLACKTLLKDLDTTKPITVEPIKGLPVEKDLIVDMEPFFQSFREVMPFLINKGHEPTKERLQSVEDRERFDDTTKCILCAACTSSCPVFWTDGQYFGPAAIVNAHRFIFDSRDDAGDMRLEILNDKEGVWRCRTTFNCSEACPRGIQVTQAIAEVKQAILARKI from the coding sequence ATGACTACCGAAATGGCAGAGCCCGCTTCCAAGATCGAGCTTCCGGCGAGTGTTGCCGGCGACGGTGAAATCCCCACTTTCCACATCACCCTGCGCGTCCGCCGGTACGATCCCGAAATCTCGGAAGAAGCCCGCTGGGACGACTACAAGCTGACCATGTATGGCACGGACCGCGTTCTGGATGCCCTCCACAAGGTCAAGTGGGAGATCGACGGCAGCGTTTCCTTCCGCCGCTCCTGCGCACACGGTGTTTGTGGTTCGGATGCCATGCGCATCAACGGCCGTAACCGCCTCGCCTGCAAGACGCTGCTGAAGGACCTGGACACCACCAAGCCCATCACGGTCGAGCCGATCAAGGGCCTCCCCGTGGAGAAGGACCTGATCGTGGACATGGAACCCTTCTTCCAGTCGTTCCGCGAAGTCATGCCGTTCCTGATCAACAAGGGCCACGAGCCCACCAAGGAACGCCTGCAGTCCGTTGAAGACCGTGAGCGCTTTGACGACACCACCAAGTGCATCCTCTGTGCTGCCTGCACCTCGTCCTGCCCGGTCTTCTGGACCGACGGCCAGTACTTTGGTCCGGCCGCAATCGTCAACGCACACCGCTTCATCTTCGATTCCCGTGATGACGCCGGCGACATGCGCCTGGAAATCCTGAACGACAAAGAAGGCGTGTGGCGTTGCCGCACCACCTTCAACTGCTCGGAAGCATGCCCCCGCGGCATTCAGGTGACCCAGGCAATCGCCGAGGTCAAGCAGGCCATCCTGGCCCGCAAGATCTAG
- the sdhA gene encoding succinate dehydrogenase flavoprotein subunit, which translates to MQVHKYDVVIVGAGGAGMRAAIESGQRARTAVLTKLYPTRSHTGAAQGGMCAALANVEEDNWEWHTFDTIKGGDYLVDQDAAEVMAKEAIDAVLDLEKMGLPFNRTPEGRIDQRRFGGHTRDHGKAPVRRACYAADRTGHMILQTLYQNCVKHNVEFYNEYYVLDLLIVEEDAVREDGTPYKQKRVAGVVSYDLASGELHVFQAKSVVFASGGAGKVFKTTSNAHTLTGDGMGIAFRRGIPLEDMEFFQFHPTGLAGLGILLTEGARGEGAILRNSEGERFMERYAPTIKDLAPRDIVARAMANEVREGRGCGPNKDYVLLDLTHLEPAHIEAKLPDITEFARTYLGVEPFTDPVPVFPTAHYAMGGIPTNITTEVLQDNDTIVPGLYAAGEVACVSVHGSNRLGTNSLLDINVFGKRAGIAAAEYSKTADFVELPEDPEAMTRGILDGLLNGSGTERVAQIRKELQDTMDANMQVFRTKESLEKVLSDIASFEERYKNVTVQDKGKRFNLDLLEAVELGFLLDMAKVMTVGALHREESRGGHYREDFPDRDDEKFMKHSMAYLDSSVTVDSSAESVAGIRLETKPVVFTRYEPMERKY; encoded by the coding sequence ATGCAGGTCCATAAGTACGACGTCGTCATTGTCGGTGCAGGTGGCGCCGGCATGCGCGCCGCGATCGAATCCGGTCAGCGCGCACGCACAGCGGTACTGACCAAGCTCTACCCCACCCGCTCGCACACCGGTGCAGCCCAGGGTGGCATGTGTGCAGCACTGGCCAACGTCGAGGAAGACAACTGGGAGTGGCACACCTTTGACACGATCAAGGGTGGCGACTACCTGGTTGACCAGGACGCAGCCGAGGTCATGGCGAAGGAAGCCATCGACGCCGTGCTGGACCTGGAGAAGATGGGTCTGCCGTTCAACCGCACGCCCGAAGGCCGGATCGACCAGCGCCGCTTTGGTGGCCACACCCGCGACCACGGCAAGGCTCCTGTCCGCCGTGCTTGCTACGCTGCCGACCGCACGGGCCACATGATCCTGCAGACGCTGTACCAAAACTGCGTCAAGCACAACGTTGAGTTCTACAACGAGTACTACGTCCTTGACCTGCTGATCGTCGAAGAAGACGCAGTACGCGAAGACGGTACCCCGTACAAGCAGAAGCGTGTCGCCGGCGTAGTCTCCTACGATCTTGCTTCCGGTGAACTGCACGTTTTCCAGGCCAAGTCCGTAGTGTTCGCCTCCGGCGGTGCAGGCAAGGTCTTCAAGACGACCTCCAACGCCCACACCCTGACAGGCGACGGCATGGGCATCGCCTTCCGCCGTGGCATCCCCTTGGAAGACATGGAATTCTTCCAGTTCCACCCGACCGGCCTCGCAGGGCTGGGAATCCTCCTCACCGAGGGTGCACGTGGTGAAGGTGCCATCCTGCGTAACTCCGAGGGTGAACGCTTCATGGAGCGTTACGCCCCCACCATCAAGGACCTTGCACCCCGTGACATCGTGGCCCGCGCCATGGCGAACGAAGTGCGTGAAGGCCGTGGTTGTGGTCCGAACAAGGACTACGTCCTCCTGGACCTGACCCACCTTGAGCCTGCCCACATCGAGGCCAAGCTTCCGGACATCACCGAGTTCGCCCGCACCTACCTTGGTGTGGAACCGTTCACGGACCCGGTTCCGGTGTTCCCCACCGCGCACTACGCAATGGGCGGCATTCCCACGAACATCACCACCGAAGTCCTCCAGGACAACGACACGATCGTTCCGGGCCTCTACGCAGCCGGTGAAGTTGCTTGCGTATCCGTCCACGGCTCCAACCGTCTGGGCACCAACTCGCTCCTGGACATCAACGTCTTCGGCAAGCGCGCCGGCATCGCGGCCGCCGAGTACTCCAAGACGGCCGACTTCGTCGAGCTGCCCGAGGACCCGGAGGCCATGACGCGGGGCATCCTTGACGGCCTGCTTAACGGCAGCGGCACCGAGCGTGTTGCCCAGATCCGCAAGGAACTGCAGGACACCATGGACGCGAACATGCAGGTGTTCCGCACCAAGGAATCCCTGGAAAAGGTGCTCAGCGACATCGCCTCGTTCGAAGAGCGGTACAAGAACGTCACCGTCCAGGACAAGGGCAAGCGCTTCAACCTGGACCTGCTGGAAGCCGTGGAACTGGGCTTCCTCCTGGACATGGCCAAGGTCATGACCGTCGGTGCACTGCACCGTGAAGAGTCGCGCGGCGGCCACTACCGCGAGGACTTCCCGGACCGCGACGACGAAAAGTTCATGAAGCACTCCATGGCTTACCTGGACTCCTCCGTTACTGTCGACTCGTCGGCCGAATCCGTTGCGGGCATCCGTTTGGAGACCAAGCCCGTTGTCTTCACCCGTTACGAGCCGATGGAGCGTAAGTACTAA
- a CDS encoding succinate dehydrogenase hydrophobic membrane anchor subunit, which translates to MTTIESPRSGKIGSGKIAPKYNRTGSSRGNFEMIAWLFMRLSGIVLVVLIFGHLFVNLLVGEGIHAIDFGFVAGKWADPFWQFWDLAMLWLAMLHGTNGVRTIINDYAEKDSTRFWLKVVLYAATAVIIILGTLVIFTFNPCPVVDGVQLPGGFCPAP; encoded by the coding sequence ATGACGACGATCGAATCCCCCCGCAGCGGAAAAATCGGTTCGGGCAAGATTGCTCCGAAGTACAACCGCACCGGCTCCAGCCGTGGCAACTTCGAGATGATCGCCTGGCTCTTCATGCGCCTCTCCGGCATCGTCCTGGTGGTGCTGATCTTCGGCCACCTCTTCGTGAACCTGCTGGTGGGTGAGGGTATCCACGCCATCGACTTCGGTTTCGTTGCCGGTAAGTGGGCAGATCCCTTCTGGCAGTTCTGGGACCTCGCGATGCTCTGGCTTGCCATGCTGCACGGAACCAACGGCGTCCGCACCATCATCAACGACTACGCGGAAAAGGACTCCACGCGCTTCTGGCTCAAGGTAGTCCTCTATGCAGCCACGGCTGTCATCATCATTCTCGGCACCTTGGTGATCTTCACGTTCAACCCGTGCCCCGTCGTCGACGGCGTTCAGCTGCCTGGCGGCTTCTGCCCGGCCCCGTAG
- the sdhC gene encoding succinate dehydrogenase, cytochrome b556 subunit: protein MWSWVGHRITGVVIFFFLLVHVLDTSLVRVSPEAYTAVIGAYKNPLMALGETGLVAAIIFHAFNGLRVIAIDFWKKGAKYQRQMLWIVLALWLVTFAGFAIRHLSLALGGH, encoded by the coding sequence ATGTGGTCCTGGGTTGGACACCGTATTACCGGTGTAGTGATCTTTTTCTTCTTGTTGGTCCATGTGTTGGACACCTCATTGGTGCGCGTGTCCCCCGAGGCCTACACGGCCGTCATTGGTGCTTACAAGAACCCCCTCATGGCCCTGGGTGAAACGGGCCTGGTCGCCGCGATCATCTTCCACGCCTTCAACGGCCTTCGTGTGATCGCCATCGACTTCTGGAAGAAAGGCGCGAAGTACCAGCGCCAGATGCTGTGGATCGTGCTTGCGCTGTGGCTCGTTACGTTCGCCGGCTTCGCTATCCGCCACCTTTCCCTCGCGCTGGGAGGCCACTAA
- a CDS encoding mannose-1-phosphate guanylyltransferase — protein MSTEDATFPESPLNRFHAVIPAGGVGTRLWPLSRAAAPKFLHDLTGSGSTLLRATYDRLEPLAGDRVLVVTGEAHRAAVCRQLPEVSDDELVLESEPKDSGAAIGLAAAILHRRDPETIMGSFAADQVISPDDLFQETVREAIYTAATGKIVTIGIKPTHPSTGFGYIRSGEALNVEGAPNALAVAEFVEKPSEEVAKKYVEAGDYVWNAGMFVAPVALMLQHLEANQPELFKGLQEIAEAWDTPQRAEVTARVWPTLPKIAIDYAVAEPAAAAGDVAVVPGTFRWDDVGDFAAIGRLNNAGDVDEVTVLGEGARVFAENASGVVVSDTKRVIALIGIKDVVIVDTPDALLVTTKEHAQLVKGTVDALKASGDTDVL, from the coding sequence GTGAGTACAGAAGACGCGACATTCCCGGAATCTCCATTGAACCGCTTCCACGCGGTTATTCCGGCGGGCGGTGTGGGGACCCGGCTGTGGCCACTCTCGCGTGCCGCTGCGCCCAAGTTCCTCCACGACCTGACCGGCTCCGGCAGCACGTTGTTGAGGGCCACCTATGACCGCCTTGAGCCGCTGGCCGGTGACCGGGTGCTTGTTGTGACCGGCGAGGCACACCGTGCCGCTGTATGCCGGCAGCTCCCCGAGGTGAGCGATGACGAGCTGGTGCTCGAGAGCGAGCCCAAGGACTCCGGTGCTGCCATCGGATTGGCCGCCGCGATTCTCCACCGCCGTGACCCGGAGACCATCATGGGTTCGTTCGCCGCGGACCAGGTGATCAGCCCTGACGACCTCTTCCAGGAGACCGTGCGCGAGGCAATTTACACCGCTGCCACGGGCAAGATCGTCACGATCGGCATCAAGCCCACGCACCCCTCTACCGGCTTCGGCTACATCCGCTCCGGTGAAGCACTGAACGTGGAAGGCGCTCCGAACGCGCTTGCCGTGGCTGAGTTTGTTGAGAAGCCCAGCGAGGAAGTCGCGAAGAAATATGTAGAAGCAGGGGACTACGTCTGGAACGCAGGCATGTTCGTGGCTCCCGTAGCGCTCATGCTCCAGCACCTCGAAGCGAACCAGCCGGAGTTGTTCAAGGGCCTCCAGGAAATTGCCGAAGCCTGGGATACGCCACAGCGCGCTGAAGTTACCGCGCGTGTCTGGCCCACACTGCCCAAGATTGCGATCGACTACGCGGTTGCCGAGCCGGCAGCGGCAGCCGGCGATGTCGCCGTCGTGCCTGGTACTTTCCGCTGGGACGACGTTGGCGACTTTGCCGCGATCGGCCGCCTGAACAATGCGGGCGACGTCGATGAAGTTACCGTTCTTGGCGAAGGTGCCCGGGTGTTTGCCGAGAATGCGAGCGGCGTGGTGGTGTCCGATACCAAGCGCGTGATTGCCCTCATCGGCATCAAGGACGTGGTCATCGTGGACACGCCCGACGCACTCCTGGTGACTACCAAGGAACATGCCCAGTTGGTCAAGGGCACTGTCGACGCCCTGAAAGCCAGTGGCGATACGGACGTCCTGTAG